A region of uncultured Desulfobacter sp. DNA encodes the following proteins:
- a CDS encoding 4Fe-4S dicluster domain-containing protein: MNIDEILDYTSFTIDREPHIIVDQNVCAACTNRACTTACPAGCYSWSQSDQRLSFVYDACLECGTCYIVCENKAFIRWRYPRGGFGVSYRMT, encoded by the coding sequence ATGAATATTGATGAAATTTTAGATTATACCAGCTTCACCATTGATCGCGAGCCCCATATCATTGTCGATCAAAACGTGTGTGCGGCTTGCACCAACCGCGCCTGCACCACGGCCTGCCCGGCCGGATGCTACAGCTGGTCCCAAAGCGATCAACGGCTTAGTTTTGTCTATGACGCCTGTTTGGAATGCGGTACATGTTACATTGTGTGTGAGAACAAAGCCTTTATCCGATGGCGGTATCCCCGGGGTGGTTTTGGTGTATCCTACAGAATGACCTGA
- a CDS encoding FAD-dependent oxidoreductase: MTRLFQAIVVGAGPAGSSAALALARAGLDVALLERGNFPGEKNMFGGLLHRMSSLEDYIPEYWRKAPIERHVNKKSLTFMNADSTVNLQLESGNFDRAPYNGYTVLRPKFDNWLARQAVEAGATLITRAMVDDVIMEQGRVKGITVLGRTGKLCAPVIIAADGVLSFIAAKAGLRSPAFNPDQMAVGVKALYDLPKQVIDDRFGLVRNQGVANEFVGCNAGVRGGGCLYTNYDSVSIGLVAHIGSLKKSKKTPCDLLNDFTAHPHLKKLLKGGRLMEYSAHIIPEGGYEMVPQLVGNGILVAGDAAAFCNVTGLHLEGVNLASHSGILAAQAAIEAHKNRDFSKTGLQRYNNLLENSFVMQDLKKFKRAPGMLHNDRIFDAYPDLACRLMESLYRIDGKPKKGVAELALSAVKKTIGVKNIARDIFSAWRAL, encoded by the coding sequence ATGACACGTTTATTCCAAGCCATTGTGGTTGGGGCAGGCCCTGCCGGTTCTTCGGCAGCCCTGGCCCTGGCCCGGGCCGGACTTGATGTTGCGCTTTTGGAGCGGGGCAATTTCCCTGGTGAAAAAAATATGTTCGGCGGTCTGCTGCATCGCATGAGCTCCCTTGAAGACTATATTCCCGAATACTGGCGCAAGGCCCCCATTGAACGTCATGTGAACAAAAAAAGCCTAACTTTCATGAATGCCGATTCAACGGTGAACCTTCAATTGGAGTCCGGCAATTTTGACCGGGCGCCATATAACGGGTATACGGTTCTGCGGCCCAAATTTGACAACTGGCTGGCCCGGCAGGCGGTGGAAGCGGGGGCAACCCTGATCACCAGGGCAATGGTGGATGACGTTATCATGGAGCAGGGCCGGGTAAAAGGGATAACGGTGCTGGGGCGGACCGGAAAGCTTTGTGCCCCCGTCATCATTGCCGCAGACGGTGTGCTCTCATTTATCGCAGCAAAAGCCGGTCTGAGATCTCCAGCCTTCAACCCCGATCAGATGGCCGTGGGTGTCAAGGCGCTGTACGATCTGCCTAAACAAGTCATTGATGACCGGTTCGGGCTCGTCCGCAACCAGGGCGTTGCCAATGAGTTTGTGGGCTGCAATGCCGGCGTGCGGGGAGGCGGATGTCTTTATACCAACTACGACTCTGTTTCCATCGGACTTGTTGCGCATATCGGCAGCCTGAAAAAAAGTAAGAAAACCCCCTGTGATCTGCTAAATGATTTTACGGCCCATCCGCATCTGAAAAAATTGCTCAAAGGTGGACGCCTCATGGAGTATTCCGCCCATATCATCCCGGAAGGCGGCTATGAGATGGTCCCCCAGCTTGTGGGCAACGGAATTCTTGTTGCAGGGGACGCTGCGGCGTTTTGCAATGTGACCGGCCTGCATTTAGAGGGCGTCAACCTCGCCTCCCACTCAGGAATCCTGGCGGCGCAGGCCGCCATAGAGGCCCACAAAAACAGGGACTTCAGTAAGACGGGACTGCAACGCTACAACAACCTGTTGGAAAACAGTTTTGTGATGCAGGATTTAAAAAAATTTAAACGCGCACCCGGTATGCTCCATAATGACAGAATTTTTGACGCATATCCGGATCTTGCCTGTCGGCTTATGGAAAGCCTCTATCGCATTGACGGCAAGCCTAAAAAAGGCGTTGCCGAACTTGCCCTTTCTGCCGTTAAGAAAACGATCGGTGTGAAAAATATTGCCCGGGATATTTTTTCAGCCTGGAGAGCTCTATGA
- a CDS encoding electron transfer flavoprotein subunit alpha/FixB family protein → MGCNDLWLVTELPEGAPDRTGQGLLSYGARLSKLLDSSWRALVFSPLGLETRQMFADYGVPEVTILKNAERYLDTPQILGAMLAGFVAEQNGGIIAFAHNDLGCTLAPLLAARLDAALVTEVNALSRNDQGIQLSRRVMGRRIDEARIWHQRGFLLITVPVNALSPVSLHTDAKTSLQINEYISPAEAELAESATKCSVIVERIPSDPQTVDLTDADVIFCAGKGCDNADFEQLRELCRLLGTSLGVTRPVYDLGWADFDRMVGRTGRCVKPRLYVTFGVSGSMHHVGGIQDAQHIVAINNDAKAPIFPNADQGFVADVKEILPRLLERVRTATGGK, encoded by the coding sequence ATGGGGTGTAATGATCTGTGGCTTGTGACGGAACTGCCCGAAGGGGCACCAGACAGGACGGGACAGGGGCTTTTGTCCTATGGTGCGCGTCTGTCGAAACTTCTTGATTCTTCTTGGCGTGCACTTGTTTTTTCTCCGCTTGGGCTGGAAACCCGACAGATGTTCGCCGACTACGGTGTGCCTGAAGTGACCATACTTAAGAACGCAGAACGGTATCTTGACACCCCGCAGATACTGGGCGCCATGCTTGCCGGATTTGTCGCCGAGCAAAACGGGGGTATCATCGCCTTTGCCCACAATGATTTAGGGTGTACCCTGGCACCGTTGCTGGCCGCCAGGCTTGATGCGGCACTGGTCACCGAAGTCAATGCCTTAAGCCGCAATGATCAAGGAATACAACTGAGCCGTCGGGTAATGGGCCGGCGCATTGATGAGGCACGGATCTGGCATCAACGCGGATTTCTGCTCATCACCGTTCCGGTCAACGCGTTGAGTCCGGTCAGCCTCCATACGGATGCCAAAACTTCTTTACAGATCAATGAGTACATATCACCGGCTGAAGCTGAACTTGCTGAATCAGCCACCAAATGTTCCGTTATTGTGGAGAGAATCCCGTCGGACCCCCAAACCGTTGATTTGACTGACGCCGATGTGATTTTTTGCGCCGGCAAAGGGTGTGACAACGCCGATTTTGAACAACTCCGCGAGTTGTGCCGGCTGCTTGGCACCTCCCTTGGGGTGACCCGGCCGGTGTATGATTTGGGATGGGCAGACTTTGACAGAATGGTGGGCCGGACAGGAAGGTGCGTTAAGCCGAGGCTCTACGTCACGTTTGGGGTTTCCGGCTCCATGCACCATGTGGGAGGCATTCAGGACGCACAGCACATCGTTGCAATCAACAACGATGCCAAAGCCCCCATCTTTCCCAATGCGGACCAGGGGTTTGTCGCCGATGTGAAGGAAATTTTACCACGACTGCTTGAACGGGTGCGCACGGCCACGGGGGGAAAATAA
- a CDS encoding mycofactocin system FadH/OYE family oxidoreductase 2 → MSTFNKLFSPITLGTVEVKNRISFQPHLTNFAVNNMPSERQMYYWGERARGGAGLIITEEMSVHPTDMAYEKLIDVYHPRVVDGFKKITDHIHQYDCRIFAQINHNGQQCDGSNSRLPVWAPSPMPDVLFRETPKEMEPEDIDEVTQYFAQSALHVREGGFDGVEIQFGHSSLARQFLSPLTNFRQDQFGGSLENRMRAPLMFVEAVRRAVGRDFTIGIRMCADEMIPGGLNLADVQEIGMIFEQSGLIDFMDLSIATFYNLYLVEGTMHMPLGYTIPLAAGMREKVNLPVFCTGRINDPVMAEKVLEAGQADMIGMCRGLICDPFLPRKAQTGRLDDIRHCIADNQGCIGRIGMNKTLGCIQNPCVGREKEMGGETYTTPAAVKKKVLIAGAGPAGMWAAKMAARRGHDVTLYERQAQVGGQVNIAMKGAGRDEVGVVVRNEKAQLEKAGVKLCLGVTVTPELVAAEQPDAVIVATGSVPKEYPVGGWDGPAVFNVWQVLNGEAELGEHIGFIDYDGHHRASATAEFLADQGKKVHMITSSLFIGAELGPTQDLYLTRQRLLQKGITFTPDIAVMEIGGEKGEKRVKGFNVYSNQWHEWGPYDTLVLAMGQQVNDGLYQSLKGKVPELHRIGDCVAPRKLDMAIWEGHKVGREL, encoded by the coding sequence ATGTCAACTTTTAACAAGCTGTTTTCACCCATTACCCTGGGGACTGTCGAAGTTAAAAATCGTATCTCCTTTCAACCACATTTGACCAATTTTGCGGTCAACAATATGCCCAGTGAGCGCCAGATGTATTATTGGGGAGAGCGGGCCAGGGGCGGTGCCGGGTTGATCATCACCGAGGAGATGAGCGTCCATCCCACGGATATGGCGTATGAGAAACTCATTGATGTCTATCACCCCCGGGTTGTGGACGGGTTTAAAAAAATCACCGATCACATTCACCAGTATGATTGCCGCATTTTTGCCCAGATCAACCACAATGGCCAGCAATGTGACGGTTCCAACTCCAGACTTCCTGTCTGGGCACCCAGTCCCATGCCGGATGTGCTGTTCAGGGAGACACCCAAGGAGATGGAGCCCGAAGATATTGATGAGGTGACCCAATATTTTGCCCAAAGCGCCCTTCACGTTCGGGAGGGAGGCTTTGACGGTGTGGAGATCCAGTTCGGCCACTCCAGCCTGGCCCGGCAGTTTCTCTCTCCCTTGACCAATTTCAGGCAGGATCAGTTTGGCGGCAGCCTTGAGAATCGCATGCGGGCACCGCTGATGTTTGTTGAGGCGGTTCGCCGGGCCGTGGGCCGGGATTTTACCATCGGCATCCGGATGTGCGCGGATGAAATGATTCCGGGCGGCTTGAACCTTGCCGATGTCCAGGAGATCGGCATGATTTTCGAACAAAGCGGCCTGATTGATTTTATGGATCTCTCCATTGCCACCTTCTACAATCTCTATCTGGTGGAAGGCACCATGCACATGCCCCTGGGGTATACCATCCCCCTGGCCGCAGGCATGCGGGAGAAGGTGAATCTGCCGGTTTTCTGCACCGGGCGCATCAATGATCCGGTCATGGCGGAAAAGGTGCTTGAAGCAGGACAGGCCGACATGATCGGCATGTGCCGGGGGCTTATCTGCGACCCCTTTTTGCCCCGAAAGGCGCAAACCGGACGGCTTGATGATATCCGGCACTGTATCGCCGACAACCAGGGCTGCATCGGCCGTATCGGCATGAACAAAACCCTTGGCTGTATACAAAATCCCTGCGTGGGTCGGGAAAAGGAGATGGGGGGAGAAACATACACCACCCCTGCCGCAGTGAAAAAGAAAGTGCTCATTGCAGGCGCGGGGCCGGCCGGTATGTGGGCCGCCAAGATGGCTGCCCGGCGCGGCCATGATGTGACGCTGTACGAGCGGCAGGCGCAGGTGGGCGGTCAGGTCAACATTGCCATGAAAGGTGCCGGCCGTGATGAGGTCGGGGTCGTTGTCCGCAATGAAAAGGCACAGCTGGAGAAAGCCGGTGTTAAGCTTTGTTTGGGCGTGACCGTGACCCCTGAACTTGTGGCGGCAGAACAACCCGACGCCGTGATCGTGGCCACCGGCAGTGTGCCCAAAGAATATCCCGTGGGCGGGTGGGACGGCCCGGCAGTGTTCAATGTCTGGCAGGTGCTCAACGGCGAGGCCGAGCTTGGCGAGCATATCGGCTTTATCGACTATGACGGCCATCATCGGGCATCCGCCACGGCGGAGTTTCTGGCGGATCAGGGCAAAAAGGTCCATATGATCACCTCAAGTCTGTTCATCGGCGCCGAACTTGGACCAACCCAGGACCTGTACCTGACCCGCCAACGCTTGCTGCAAAAAGGCATCACCTTCACGCCTGATATTGCGGTCATGGAAATCGGCGGGGAAAAGGGGGAAAAAAGGGTCAAAGGGTTTAATGTCTATTCCAACCAGTGGCATGAATGGGGACCTTATGACACCCTGGTGCTTGCCATGGGCCAGCAGGTCAATGACGGTCTCTACCAATCGTTGAAAGGTAAGGTGCCTGAGCTGCACAGGATCGGGGACTGCGTGGCACCCCGCAAACTTGATATGGCCATCTGGGAAGGGCACAAGGTGGGAAGAGAACTGTGA
- the mftC gene encoding mycofactocin radical SAM maturase (MftC is a radical SAM/SPASM enzyme that catalyzes the first two steps in biosynthesis of the electron carrier mycofactocin from the terminal Val-Tyr dipeptide of the precursor peptide MftA.) produces the protein MSNRYVEQGLSAPVNLTWEVTQQCNLRCSHCLSASGLPAENELSTREAFDLIDQLSAATVFQINFGGGEPFIRPDFYQILERCHEKNIMTCISTNGLLLDKEKVATLAEKSDWVAVQVSIDGATPAGCDAIRGKGTFEGAVEAVKMLAATPISTSINTVLTAQNAAEIPALHALAQSMGVSFRASRFRPSGRGRENWEMLRPTAHQLITFSQWLNDCPDVRTGDSFFSLTSQERQGLGLNLCGAAKLTCCVGPTGDVFPCAFLQSERFYAGSIRQSAFLDIWDNAEIFQSFRSLRIHSCEDCKRFDQCHGGCPAVAYHLKNEIAGGDPECLERCVTAIADAHAGV, from the coding sequence ATGAGCAATAGATATGTTGAGCAGGGGCTCAGTGCCCCTGTCAACCTTACCTGGGAAGTGACCCAGCAGTGTAACCTGCGGTGCAGCCACTGCCTTTCGGCCTCCGGACTGCCCGCTGAAAACGAATTGTCCACCCGGGAGGCCTTTGATCTGATCGATCAACTCAGTGCGGCCACTGTGTTTCAGATTAATTTTGGTGGTGGCGAACCGTTTATCAGGCCTGATTTCTACCAGATTCTGGAGCGGTGCCATGAGAAGAATATCATGACCTGTATCTCCACCAACGGCCTGCTGCTTGATAAAGAAAAAGTCGCAACACTGGCAGAAAAAAGCGATTGGGTTGCCGTCCAGGTCAGCATTGACGGCGCAACGCCTGCCGGCTGTGACGCCATACGGGGCAAAGGCACCTTTGAAGGCGCAGTCGAAGCGGTTAAAATGCTGGCGGCAACCCCCATCTCCACCAGCATCAATACAGTACTCACAGCCCAGAATGCGGCTGAGATTCCTGCACTGCATGCGCTGGCACAATCCATGGGCGTGTCATTCAGGGCCAGCCGATTTCGTCCGTCGGGGCGGGGCCGGGAAAACTGGGAGATGTTGCGGCCCACAGCCCACCAGCTTATTACCTTTTCACAATGGCTTAACGACTGCCCCGATGTGCGCACCGGCGACAGTTTTTTCTCTTTGACCTCCCAGGAGCGGCAGGGACTGGGGTTAAATCTCTGCGGGGCGGCCAAGTTGACCTGTTGCGTCGGGCCCACAGGCGATGTCTTCCCCTGTGCATTTTTGCAAAGTGAGCGGTTTTATGCAGGCTCGATAAGGCAATCCGCCTTTCTTGACATCTGGGACAATGCGGAGATTTTTCAATCCTTTCGCAGCCTTCGTATTCACTCCTGTGAGGATTGCAAACGGTTTGACCAGTGTCACGGCGGGTGCCCGGCCGTTGCGTACCATCTGAAAAATGAGATTGCGGGCGGTGACCCCGAATGCCTTGAGCGTTGCGTGACGGCCATTGCCGATGCGCACGCCGGCGTATGA
- the mftB gene encoding mycofactocin biosynthesis chaperone MftB (MftB, a small protein, is a peptide chaperone that assists the radical SAM enzyme MftC in performing two modifications to the C-terminal Val-Tyr dipeptide of the mycofactocin precursor peptide, MftA. MftB's role is analogous to the role of PqqD in the biosynthesis of PQQ, a cofactor that derives entirely from a Tyr and a Glu in the precursor PqqA.), which translates to MNDPAFVLRSTSQVRQEQFGLLFYSSLGPKLLFAETGSVLTCAFFQKDSVQKKVLASLPDNQKKVILTFLRQLVQKGFVYEQ; encoded by the coding sequence ATGAACGACCCTGCCTTTGTGTTACGGTCGACCAGCCAGGTGAGGCAGGAGCAGTTCGGTCTGCTCTTTTACAGCTCCCTGGGGCCAAAGCTCCTTTTTGCAGAGACAGGTTCGGTGTTGACCTGCGCGTTTTTCCAAAAGGATTCTGTTCAAAAAAAGGTGCTGGCGTCGTTGCCTGATAATCAAAAGAAAGTTATTCTGACGTTTCTCAGGCAACTTGTGCAAAAGGGGTTTGTGTATGAGCAATAG
- the mftA gene encoding variant-type mycofactocin precursor: MEKTTRKEIKNTEQTAGIDKETMENIQEAPCIIEEIRIEELAIDGICGVY, from the coding sequence ATGGAAAAAACGACACGCAAAGAAATAAAAAATACGGAACAAACTGCCGGGATTGACAAAGAGACAATGGAAAATATCCAGGAGGCCCCCTGCATTATTGAGGAAATCAGAATTGAAGAACTGGCCATAGACGGGATTTGCGGAGTCTACTGA
- a CDS encoding alcohol dehydrogenase catalytic domain-containing protein codes for MKIKGAVLREPGMKYSIETLELDPPKANEVLIKYTHTGYCHSDLHMLKGEVPVKMPLVAGHEGAGIVEAVGPGVTSVKKGDHVGVTWMVPCGHCPNCRRGKGNICTTSFNYFLEGFLLDGTARMRDANGGVVRHGNFVSCFSTHSVVPERAVIPMPKEFPLEQAALMGCCVPTGWGSVFNTAAFTPGASVAVYCLGGVGLNVLRAAAMRHAYPLIAVDIEGSKRELAMEFGATHFIDSSREDPVPAIQLLTGGVKMADGSIMGGGAEYVFEVKGDPGAIIQAYWSTSIGGELIVIGVSPHDQTTNLPLMLLPLHQKTIKGNLYGSISTHDDIPRLVKMAMQHDLKLDKLITKRFKLDDINDVAEAMDKRQIKGRWVCEID; via the coding sequence ATGAAGATCAAAGGTGCTGTTTTACGGGAACCCGGTATGAAATATTCCATTGAAACTCTGGAATTGGATCCACCCAAGGCAAATGAGGTGCTGATCAAGTACACCCATACCGGATACTGTCATTCCGACTTGCATATGCTCAAAGGTGAAGTCCCCGTCAAGATGCCTTTGGTTGCAGGTCACGAAGGCGCAGGTATTGTTGAAGCCGTCGGTCCGGGCGTCACTTCCGTAAAAAAGGGCGATCATGTGGGCGTTACCTGGATGGTTCCCTGTGGACATTGTCCCAATTGCCGCAGGGGCAAGGGCAATATCTGCACCACCAGTTTCAATTATTTTCTGGAAGGTTTCCTGCTTGACGGCACCGCACGCATGAGAGATGCCAATGGCGGTGTGGTTCGGCACGGAAATTTTGTCTCCTGTTTTTCAACACACTCGGTGGTTCCCGAACGGGCGGTCATTCCCATGCCCAAAGAGTTCCCTCTGGAGCAGGCCGCGCTGATGGGATGTTGCGTTCCCACGGGCTGGGGCTCTGTGTTTAATACGGCCGCCTTTACTCCCGGGGCCTCTGTGGCCGTTTACTGTCTTGGCGGTGTCGGCCTCAATGTTCTGCGGGCCGCAGCCATGCGCCATGCCTACCCGTTAATTGCCGTTGATATTGAAGGCAGCAAACGGGAACTGGCCATGGAATTCGGCGCCACCCATTTCATCGACAGTTCCAGAGAAGATCCGGTCCCGGCCATTCAGCTGCTCACCGGCGGCGTAAAGATGGCGGACGGCAGCATCATGGGCGGCGGCGCAGAGTATGTGTTTGAAGTAAAAGGTGATCCCGGTGCAATCATCCAGGCCTACTGGTCCACAAGTATCGGAGGTGAGTTGATTGTTATCGGTGTCTCCCCCCATGATCAGACAACCAATCTGCCCTTGATGCTTCTGCCGCTGCACCAGAAGACCATCAAGGGGAATCTCTATGGTTCGATTTCAACCCATGATGATATCCCCCGTCTGGTCAAGATGGCGATGCAGCATGATCTTAAGCTTGACAAGCTGATTACTAAAAGATTTAAACTGGACGATATTAATGATGTGGCCGAGGCCATGGACAAACGGCAGATTAAAGGCCGTTGGGTTTGTGAAATCGATTAA
- a CDS encoding alcohol dehydrogenase catalytic domain-containing protein, which produces MKIKGAVLREPGMKYSIETLELDPPKENEVLIKYTHTGYCHSDLHLLKGEIPIKMPLVAGHEGAGIVEAVGPGVTSVQKGDHVGVTWMVPCGHCPNCRRGKGNICTTSFSYFLEGMLLDGTSRIRDAKGDMVRHGNFVSCFSTHSVVPERAVIPMPKEFPLEQAALMGCCVPTGWGSVFNTAAFPPGAPVAVYCLGGVGLNVLRAAAMRHAYPLIAVDIEGSKRELAMEFGATHFIDSSKEDPVPAIQLLTGGVKMDDGTIMGGGAEYVFEVKGDPGSIIQAYWSTSIGGELIVLGITPHDQTTDLSLMLLPLHQKTIKGNLYGAISTHDDIPRLVKMAMNHDLKLDKLITDRFKLEDINDVAEAMDKRQIKGRWVCEID; this is translated from the coding sequence ATGAAGATCAAAGGCGCTGTTTTACGGGAACCCGGTATGAAATATTCCATCGAAACTTTAGAGCTTGATCCGCCCAAGGAGAATGAGGTGCTGATCAAATACACCCATACCGGGTACTGTCACTCTGATTTGCATTTGTTGAAAGGCGAGATTCCCATCAAGATGCCTTTGGTTGCAGGGCACGAAGGTGCGGGGATTGTTGAAGCCGTCGGCCCGGGCGTCACATCCGTGCAAAAGGGTGACCATGTCGGCGTCACCTGGATGGTCCCCTGTGGTCACTGCCCTAATTGTCGCAGGGGTAAAGGCAATATCTGCACCACCAGTTTTAGCTACTTTTTGGAAGGTATGTTGCTCGACGGCACTTCACGCATAAGGGATGCCAAGGGAGATATGGTCCGGCATGGTAATTTTGTTTCATGTTTTTCAACGCATTCGGTGGTTCCCGAGCGGGCGGTCATTCCCATGCCCAAAGAATTCCCCCTGGAGCAGGCCGCGCTCATGGGGTGTTGTGTCCCCACGGGATGGGGTTCTGTGTTTAATACCGCGGCCTTTCCTCCCGGAGCCCCTGTGGCGGTTTACTGCCTTGGCGGCGTCGGACTTAATGTTTTGCGGGCCGCAGCCATGCGTCATGCCTATCCGTTGATCGCCGTTGATATTGAGGGCAGTAAGCGTGAACTGGCCATGGAATTTGGCGCCACCCACTTTATCGACAGCTCCAAGGAAGATCCGGTACCGGCCATCCAGCTGCTTACCGGCGGTGTTAAAATGGATGACGGCACCATTATGGGCGGTGGTGCAGAGTATGTATTTGAGGTAAAAGGCGATCCAGGTTCGATCATCCAGGCCTACTGGTCCACAAGTATCGGCGGTGAACTGATTGTTCTGGGCATCACCCCCCACGATCAGACAACCGATTTATCCCTGATGTTGCTGCCGCTGCATCAAAAAACCATCAAGGGAAATCTTTACGGTGCCATCTCCACCCATGATGATATCCCCCGCCTGGTCAAGATGGCAATGAACCATGATCTGAAACTGGACAAGCTGATCACGGATAGATTTAAACTTGAAGATATCAATGATGTGGCCGAGGCCATGGATAAACGTCAGATTAAAGGTCGTTGGGTCTGTGAAATAGATTAG
- a CDS encoding radical SAM protein, with translation MNSEQALDRLTQCGVVPANRLIIAVTRHCNLKCNHCWLTSGPKPSLKHVDATLLKETISLWVNAGVQTICLSGGEPLTHPRWQEILTHCAQFPTIHHLRLQTNGTLLTQKIVNDLTDPVFANLHLQVSLDGAQPVGHDRVRGKGSFAKTMNGLELLSRAGLGARTTVSFTEMRHNFEELPQLFAMMENLNIGRVVSGTLIQGGRALTGTLRLPSPEQYAALIERFTHDAQLRATYKRIGNTSCLEWYASRREISEHHCANCMESPYISEEGTLFPCGLLSVTKYGIEKVWNCSVESIAEKAETRWAGLNELSRQRPDKIQACVACTGRLHCQSGCMARLSQPTDDFFEVEDRCRLRKQVYALPDRDDVLTPIRFK, from the coding sequence ATGAATTCGGAACAGGCGCTTGACAGACTCACCCAGTGCGGTGTGGTTCCCGCAAACAGGCTTATCATTGCCGTTACCCGCCACTGCAATTTAAAATGCAATCACTGCTGGCTGACATCCGGCCCAAAGCCTTCTTTGAAACATGTGGATGCAACACTGTTAAAAGAGACCATCTCCCTCTGGGTTAATGCCGGGGTACAAACCATCTGTCTTTCAGGCGGAGAACCGCTCACTCATCCCCGGTGGCAGGAAATTCTCACCCATTGCGCACAATTTCCTACGATCCACCATCTGCGGCTGCAGACCAATGGAACGCTGCTGACCCAAAAGATTGTGAACGACCTGACAGACCCTGTGTTTGCCAACCTTCATCTGCAAGTCAGTCTTGATGGTGCACAGCCCGTCGGCCACGACCGTGTGAGAGGTAAAGGAAGCTTTGCAAAAACCATGAATGGCCTGGAATTGCTTTCACGTGCAGGTTTAGGAGCACGCACAACGGTCTCGTTTACAGAAATGAGGCATAATTTCGAGGAACTGCCGCAACTATTTGCCATGATGGAGAATCTGAACATTGGTCGTGTGGTGAGCGGCACCCTGATACAAGGCGGACGGGCATTGACCGGCACGCTGCGCCTTCCGTCTCCGGAACAATATGCAGCGCTGATCGAGCGATTCACACATGATGCACAGCTAAGAGCTACCTATAAAAGAATCGGTAACACATCCTGCCTGGAATGGTACGCCTCCCGCCGTGAAATTTCAGAACACCATTGTGCCAACTGTATGGAATCCCCATATATTTCAGAGGAAGGCACTCTTTTTCCCTGCGGACTTTTATCTGTTACAAAGTACGGTATCGAAAAGGTGTGGAACTGCTCTGTGGAATCTATTGCAGAAAAAGCTGAGACCCGGTGGGCCGGTCTGAACGAGTTGAGCAGACAACGCCCCGACAAGATTCAAGCGTGTGTGGCCTGTACAGGGAGACTTCATTGTCAAAGCGGATGTATGGCAAGACTTTCACAGCCAACCGATGATTTTTTTGAAGTGGAAGATCGGTGCCGACTGAGAAAGCAGGTTTACGCATTACCGGACCGGGATGATGTGCTCACCCCAATCCGGTTCAAGTAA